A region of the Mycobacterium sp. NBC_00419 genome:
GCGTGCGACCCGCGTCCGGGTGACCGAACCCCCCGTGCCCGCCGCGAACCGCTCTTAGGGCCACGGGGCAGCGTTCAGACGCCGTTTACCTGAAAGCAGCCGCAGAGGGGATTTGTCGGCCACCATTGTCCTCATGGTGTGTGCGCGAACTATGGGTCTGGTCCTCGTAGCGGCGGCCGGGATTCTCCTGGCCCCGGCGGCGACGGCGTCGGCCGACGACTCCGGCAGCGGCCTTTTGTGGCCCGATCCCAATGAGCCGTACTACTGGGACGCCAACGAGAACGCCCAGGGCACCGGGCCGGCTCCCCTGCCCACCGACGATCTGTACTGGAAAGAGGGCGAGAACGCCGGCGGCACCGGAAATGTGCCGCAGCCGCAGGTCCCGCAGTACACCGATATGGGCGAGAACGCCGGAGCGTACTAACGCCGACCGGTGGCATCGTCGTGCGGGAACCTCCCCACGTCGAGTAGACAATACGACGGTATGGGAATTTCCCAGAAAACATACTTGCGGTCGCAACCTCAGGTCTACGGTTTGCCATCATGAACACGTGCGTTGCCAAACCGATCCCATCGGGGTGGCGGCGCGGCGCCCAGCACGGTGTGGGATGACGAGATGCGCGCCGCGATGATGGCCGCCGTTGCATGAAACGCTTCTGGCTTTACTTCGGAACCGCGCTGGCCCTCGTCATGGTGATTGGGTTGGCCATACCAGAACGGTCGTGGGCGGCGTGGGCCGCCAGCGCCATCCTCAGCGTCGCCATCGTGGCCGCTGCTGGCAGTCGAGTGCGCGCGGCATGGAAGCGGGAGTCCGAGCGCCAAAAAGAAATTGTCGACCGGTTCAACCGCGAGTATCCGCCACCGGAGCGAGTAGAAACACGGAATCGCCAGGAGGGAATGTCAAGCAAGCAGGACGACAGGCCCGATGATGATGTTGAGTGCGCCCGAAGGGATTCGAACCCCTAACCTTCTGATCCGTAGTCAGATGCTCTATCCGTTGAGCTACGGGCGCCTTCGTATTCAGTTGTTCTCGGCTGACGAGTCAGCCGCGGCGGAGGCGAGAGGATTTGAACCTCCGGTCCCCTTTAAGGGGGACAACTCATTAGCAGTGAGTCCCATTCGGCCGCTCTGGCACGCCTCCTGAACTTCCTCAGCGTACCGGAGCCATACTGCAGCCCCAGAACCGCCGATGGATGAGAGTACACAGGCCGGATAACCGATGGCAAAGCGGTTCTGCCAGGCCCCTAGACTTGGGCACGTGACCGCTCGCCTGCGCCCCGAACTGGCTGATATTCCGGCCTACACACCGGGCAAGACCGTGCCGGGTGCGATCAAGCTGGCCAGCAACGAAACCGTGCACGGCCCGCTGCCCAGCGTCCGGGAGGCCATCGCGGTCGCCGCCGAGACCATCAACCGCTACCCCGACAACGGCTACATCGAACTCAAGGACGAGCTGGCCAAGCACTTGAGCAAGGACGTCGACGTCGCCCCCGAGAACATCGCGGTGGGCTGCGGCTCGGTGAGCCTGTGCCAGCAGCTCATCCAGATCACCACGAGCGTCGGCGACGAGGTGGTCTTCGGCTGGCGCAGCTTCGAGATCTACCCGCTGCAAGTGCGGGTGGCCGGCGCCACCCCGGTCCAGATCCCGCTGCGCGACCACACCTTCGACCTGGACGCCATGCTGGCCGCGATCACCGACCGCACCCGGCTCATTTTCGTCTGCAACCCGAACAACCCCACGTCGACGGTCGTCGACCCCGACGAGCTGGCCCGGTTCGTCGACGCGGTGCCGTCGGACATCCTTGTCGTCATCGACGAGGCCTACGTCGAGTACATCCGCGACGGCATGGTCCCCGACAGCCTGAGGCTGGCCCGAACGCACCCGAATGTGGTTGTGCTACGCACTTTTTCCAAGGCCTACGGCCTGGCCGGCCTGCGGGTGGGCTACGCGGTCGGCGATCCTGACGTGATCACCGCCCTGGGCAAGGTCTACGTGCCGTTCACCGCCACCACGGTGTCGCAGGCCGCGGCGATCGCCTCGGTGCACGCGGCCGACGAGTTGATGGCCCGCACCGACGCCGTCGTCGCCGAACGCCGCCGGGTCACCGCGGCGCTGGCCGATCTGGGCTATTCGTTCCCGCCCACCCAAGCCAACTTCGTGTGGCTGCCACTGGCCGAGCACACGCTGGACTTCGTCGAGCAGGCCGCCAACGCCCGCGTGCTGGTCCGCCCCTACGGCACCGACGGCGTGCGGGTGACGATCGGCGCGCCCGAAGAGAACGACACCTTCTTGGCCTTCGCCGCCGACTGGATCAAGACCGTCAGCTGACCGGCACCCGGCCGGTGAATGCGATCAGCCGGTCCAGCGCCGACGCGTCGGCGGATACCTCGACGGGATCGTCGAAGCCGGCCCGCACCCGGCCCTCCGGGGTGATGATGCGATGCACCAGGCCCGAGACGTAGTCGACCAGCGAGTCGGAGACATGAACCGGCTGACCGGTGGCGGCCGCGTAATCCCAAGCGTGGACCAGGAACTCGAGCGACAGAATGCTCGCCATGAAGCCCGCGGGCGCCTCACCCGCACCGAAGGGAACCGTCCCGTCCAGCCCGCGCCGATGCCACGCGTCCAGTGCAGGACGGGCGGCGGCGATGATCTGGCGTTCCACGGAGTCGTTGGTGTCACGGTCGGGGATCTCGGCCCCGGCGGCCTGGCCGAGCAACGTGATGGAGTTCAGGACGTGGTCGGTGAGACCGGCGACATCGAACGTGCGGCACGGGGTCTGTTTGGAGAGGTCGTCGGTGGCGATGCGGTGTACCGCCTGCTGGAGCACTTTCAGCGTCGCTTCGGCGCTAGCCAGTTCATCGGTCGGTGCAGCTTCGGGTCCTGCGGTGAATTCGTCGCCCATGAGCCCACCGTACGACGGCCCACCGACAGCGCTACAGAGCGGTTGCGACCGCCGCTGCCCACTCGACGTCGAACTCGACCACCAACTGGGCAGGGACGGCCAAAGCCAGGGGCGTGTACCCACCGGCCACCTCGTCACGGGCCACGCCCGTGATCACCCGGCCACCGAATCCGCCCGCCCGGCCGGGAACCTCGATGGTGAGGGTCGCCCCCGACGAACCGGGGAGCACCCTCAGATAGAACTCGGCACCGGGCTCCAGGGGCTGGATTACAGCAGCGCCGTCGGCGTCGACCACGGTATGACCGTCGGACACCCGGACCGCAGCGGCGTCGGTGGCGGCCAATCGGAACGGGCCCACTACCGCACCATCGACGGCGGCGGACGAGGCCAGCAGCGACGGGGTCACCGTCTGCCGGGCTGCCGAGCGGGCCCCGGAGAGCAGGTAGTCATAGAGGTGCACGACGGGCTCGGCGTTGCGGTAGGTGCGCGAACCGTGAAGTTCGAAGCTCACGTCGCTGACGGTGGCGTCCCCGTCGATGAGCAGCCGGTAATGCCGGAAACCCTGGCCGCCGCGGTTGGTGCGGTTGTCGGAAATCGTGCTGCCGACACCGAGCGTCTTGCTGATCAGGCCGACACCCTCAGTCACCCTCAGGTGCGAGGTTGGCACATCCTCCCAGGCCACCGCGTCGGCCGACTTCTGCAGTGTCAGAACCGATTCGGTGCTCGACGAGACCATCGCGCTATAGCCGGCCAGTTGCCGCTCACCGTCGAACTCGACGCGCACCGAGTCACTGGTGTGCAGGACGCGAGCCGGGATGTTGAGCGGACGATCGTCGAGTTCGAGTCCGTTGGTCAGCCGCCAGATGGCGGCCTGGGTGCCGGCGATGGCCTCGTGCTCGGCGATGTTGCGGGTGCCGAGCGGGTAGCCCGCGGCGCGGAGCCGGCGGCTGATCTCAGTGGTCGACAGCGTCGGGAAGGAGTTACGCAGAATCCAGTCAACCTCGGCCTCGTGGGCGCGGGCTTGCAGGTGCGGCACCGCCGACCAGGTATCGGCGCGGTAGCGCGACGGTCTGCTCGGTGAGACACCGGCGAAGTCCAGGGAGTAGGCCTCGATGTTCGGGTTGAGCCGGATCAGGTCGGTGCGCGCCGACGTGCCGTCGGTGAACAGAATGGTGTCGACGGTGTGCGAGTAGGTGCCCGGGCGGTACCGGGTCATCCGCGACAGATCGACGGACGGTGTCGGGCTCACCCGGCGCCGGACGGCGACCGGCGCGACAGCGGGGGCTGGGACAGCGAAAGTTGTCATCGGGTTGATCTCTCTGGATACGTCGACAGCGCAGATCAACGCGCCAAAAGGCGGCGGGCTGAGCGCAGGGATTTACGGCGTCAGAAGAATCAACAACAACAACAGAAGTGCACGTCAAGGCAGCGCGTGGAGACAAAGCGCAGCGGAGCGTGCTGTTGCATGCCCCATACCATACGCGATGTGCGGGCCAAACCACATGGGGGTTCGCATCACGCTGATGTTCAAACCTGTGCAACTCCCAGCTGCAGGCACCATCATTGGGGCGTCCATTAGTCGGGAGGAACCACAATGACGTCAGCCCAGAATGAGTCTCAGGCGCTTGGTGCGCTTGCCGCGCGGCAACTCGCGAACGCGACCAAGACGGTCCCGCAGTTGGAGACCATTACTCCGCGGTTTTTGCTGCATCTGTTGAGCTGGGTGCCGGTCGAGGCCGGTATCTACCGGGTCAACCGGGTGGTCAATCCCGACCGGGTAGCGATCCATGCCGAGGTCGGCGGGGAGAACATCGAAGACCCGCTGCCTCAGACCTATGTCGACTACCAGACCAGCCCGCGCGAGATCACGTTGCGGGCCATCTCCACGCTGCTCGACGTGCACACCCGGGTCTCGGATCTGTATTCCAGCCCGCACGATCAGATCACCCAGCAGCTGCGGCTGACGATCGAGACGATCAAGGAACGCCAGGAATCCGAGCTGATCAACAACCCCGAGTACGGGTTGCTGTCCCAGGTCACCCCGGAGCAGACGATCAAGACCATCAAGGGCGCCCCGACCCCCGATGATCTCGATGCGCTGCTGACCAAGGTGTGGAAGACCCCGGCGTTCATCTTGACCCACCCACTCGGCGTCGCAGCCTTCGGCCGCGAGGCCACCTGGCGTGGGGTGCCCCCGGTGGTGGTCAACCTGTTCGGTGCGCAGTTCATCACCTGGCGCGGGATCCCGATCATCCCCAGTGACAAGGTGCCGGTGGAGAAGGGCAAGACCAAGTTCATCCTGGTGCGCACCGGTGAGGAACGCCAAGGCGTGGTCGGGCTGTTCCAGCCGGGTCTGGTCGGTGAGCAGGCCCCGGGTCTGTCGGTGCGTTTCACCGGCATCGACCGCTCCGGTATCGCCTCCTACCTGGTGACGCTGTACTCCTCGCTGGCCGTGCTCACCGATGACGCGCTGGCAGTGCTCGAAGGCGCGGCGGTGGACCAATACCATGAGTACAAGTGAGTATCGATCGGTAGCCGCCGAAGGCGGCCTCCCGATCAGCGAGGCCGAACTGGCCGCCATGGCAACACAATTGCTCGCGGCCAGCATCCGGCCCGGCAACGATTCACCGCCGCAAACGGTGCCGCCGGCACCCCGCGGGTCGGTTCCCGACACCACAGCCGCGGCGTCCTACGCCTCGGCCGCGGCGGGTGGGGTTCCCTTCTCGCCGCCTGCGGTGTTCCTCGAAGCTCCGAGTGTGACGTTGCCGCCGCCGAGTTCACCTGGGCCGGAACCGGTTCCGCCGGGAACCGTTCCGGTGGCACCGCGCGGTACTGCACCGGACCTGACCACCGCACCGTCGGCGGGTCACGCCGCCTCGGGCGTGGCCGATGTCTACGCCCCGCCGCACCTGGAGGAGTTCGCCGTGCCCGACGGCATCGTTCCGACGGTGCCGGGGGTGTTGGCCGGTGCCACCCCGACCGCGCCGGTGGCGCCGCGCGGGTCCGTTCCCGGTTTTCTGCATGAAGTCCCCGGGATTCCCGATCTCAGTTTCCTGTCGGCACCCCAATCCGCTTCGGCCCCAACCGGAGACGAGGCGAACTACTACTTCACCTCGGCGGTTCCCGGGTTGACCCAACCGGTGCCGCAGATCCCCGACAAGCACGAGATCTTCGACGTCCACGCCATCCGCGCGGACTTCCCGATCCTGCGCGAAACGGTCAACGGCAAACCACTGATCTGGTTCGACAACGCCGCCACCACCCAAAAACCCCAAGCCGTCATCGACCGCCTGGCCTACTTCTACGCCCACGAAAACTCCAACATCCACCGCGCCGCCCACGAACTGGCCGCCCGCGCCACCGACGCCTACGAAGAAGCCCGCGACACCGTGCGCCGCTTCATCGGCGCACCGAAATCCGAGCAGATCATCTTCGTGCGCGGCACCACCGAAGCCATCAACCTGGTGGCCAAAGCCTGGGGCGGCAAGCACCTCAAGCCCGGCGACGAGATCGTCATCACCAACCTCGAGCACCACGCCAATATCGTTCCCTGGCAGATGATCGCCAAACAGACCGGCGCGATCCTCAAAGTCGCCCCCGTCGACGACGCCGGAAACCTGCTGCTCAGCGAATTCGAAGACCTGCTCGGCCCCCGCACCAAACTGGTCTCAGCCACCCAGGTCTCCAACGCCCTGGGCACCGTGACCCCGGTGGAGAAGATCGTCGAACTCGGCCACCGCTACGGCGCCCGGGTGCTCATCGACGCCGCCCAATCCGTGCCGCACATCCCGATCGACGTCTCCGAGACCGGTGCGGACTTCCTGGTGTTCTCCGGACATAAGATCTTCGGCCCCACCGGCATCGGGGTGCTCTACGGCACCGAAGAAGCACTGGCCGAGACACCGCCGTGGCAGGGCGGGGGCAACATGATCGCCGACGTCACCATCGAACGCTCGATCTACCAAGGCCTGCCCAACAAATTCGAAGCCGGCACCGGCAACATCGCCGACGCCGTCGGATTGGGGGAAGCGCTGCGCTACGTCGAGAAAGTCGGCATCGACCGGATCGCAGCCTACGAACACGCACTACTGGACTACGCCACCCCGCGGCTGGCCGCCATCCCCGGCGTACGCCTGATCGGCACCGCCGATGAAAAAGCCAGCGTGCTGTCCTTCGTCCTGGCCGGCCACGACCCGATCGAAATCGGCAAAGCCCTCAACGCCGAAGGCATCGCCGTACGCGCCGGACACCACTGCGCACAACCCATCCTGCGGCGCATGGGAGTCGAAACCACCGTGCGGCCGTCCTTCGCGTTCTACAACACCTACGACGAAATCGACGTGTTCATCGACGCCGTACGACGCATCGCCGAAGGCGGGTCGAACACGGGTTAGCGCCGGGGCGTCTTTTCGCCTGCCTCGACGGCGACGGTGAGCTTGTTCTGCGCGGGTGCCACCGGGCAGGTCGCGTAGTCGGTGAACGCGCACGGCAGGTTCGATGCTCGGTTGAAGTCGAGTGTCACCGCACCGTCGGGGTCGGGTGCGGCGATCGCCAGCGACCTGGCGGCAGGGTATGTCGTCACGCCACTGGTGGCATCGGTGAACAGCACGTGCAGGCCGCCCTGCGCGCCGGCGAAGGCGACGAGTTGCTGCCCGGCGCCCGACAACTCGAAGTCGACGACGCCGACGGCGCTGTGGTGGTGCTCCAGTCCTTCCACGACAGCACCGGTGGTCACGGTGGTGGGCTGCGTGTACGGGGTGAACCGGCCCGGCACCACCCAGCCGCCGCTCGGCGGGTACGCGGGAATACCGTTGTAGGACAGCAGGTATGGCGCCTTGGGGTCGTGCACCCGCAGGGCCACCGAGCCGGTCCGGCGGATCACCTCGATGCGCCGATCACCGTCCTCGACGATCAACCCCGGCGCGCCCTCCACCGGTTCGAGCCTGTCGAGACCCGCGATTCCCTCGACGTAGGCCGCCTCGGTGTCGGCCCGCCAGCGGCCGGGAAGGTCATCGATCGTCTCGAATTCGTCGGTGAGCCAGTGCAACCCGGTGATACTCACCCAGCCGAGCGGATCGCCGAAGTAGCGCTCTCGTTCGGTGTGCCACCCTTTCCAGGACGCGGCGAAATCCTCCGGACTACTCACAGCGGAGCCCCTTTCAGTCTCGACTGGGCACTCAGTGGCCTGCTCGGGATGAAATCTCGCAGCACCGGCGCCACCTCCGACTGGAACAGCTCCAGGCTACGGCGCCTCTGGGCGGCGGAGCCACCGTCGGTGTCGGCACTGAGGTGGATGACCTCATGGCCGAGCTGTTCGTGATAGCGGCCCACCTTGTCGATCACCTGCTGCGGGCTGCCGATCAAAGCCGAACTGCGCTCGACGAAGTCGTCGATGGACTCGAAGACCACCGGAAGCCCGGCCCGGCGGTGAAACTCCAGCCGGGTCTGGAAGACAGGCCGATACTCCTCTATCGCCTGCTGTGACGTAGGCGCGATGTGGAAGCCCGCGGTTCCGGCACCGACGAGCGCGTCCTCGGGACGATGGCCGTAGGACTCCCAGCGCTGCCGGTAGTGCCGGACCAGCTCGGCGTAGGGCTCGATGGGGAAGGTCACGTTGGCCGAGAACAATGGGTCGCCGTGTCGGGCGGCGAGATCGACGGACTCTGTGCTCGTGGCGCTTCCGTGCCAGATGCGGAGGTGGGGCTGCAGCGGCCGGGGCAGCGCCTTGGCGTCGACGAGAGGCGGGCGGAACTGGCCGGACCACGTCACCAGTTCGCGCTCCCAGAGCAGGCGGAAGAGCTCGTAGCCTTCACGATTGCGATCCCACTGGTCGGTGGGGGTCACGTGAAACAGATCGGCCTGCGCGGTGCCGTTGCCCTTGCCGATGATCAGCTCCAGACGGCCGCCGGACAGGTTGTCGAGCGTGGAGTAGTCCTCGAAGGCGCGGACCGGGTCGAGCAGACTCAGCGTGGTCACCGCCGTGAACAGACCGATCGTCGATGTCCGGGCGGCGATGTTGCTCAGCACCACGGGCGGCGAGGAGGAGATGAACGGGTCCTCGTGCCGCTCGCCCACGGCGAAGCCGTCGAACCCGAGTTCCTCGGCGAGCACCGCTGATTCGATGACCTCGTTGAGCCGCTCGGCAGGGCTCTTCTTCTCACCCGACACAGGGTCCTGTTGATGGGCGATCAGAGTGAGGAGAAGGAACTTCACGATGCCTCAATGAAGTGGACCCGACTGGTACGCACCAGGGTTGGAGTCGGGCAGATTGTATGGTCCAGATTCACAACGATCCGATACCTCGGGCCAGCGGGCTTCGCCGACCATGATTGCGGTCACAGTGCCAGTTCGACGCCATTGGAGGGGAAACATCATGGTGCGGCGGAATAATCCCGTGGCGAAACCTTCGCGCAGTAATCCCCGGCCGCTTGCCCAGCCGTTCGTGCGTGAGTGGGAGTGGCAGTCGGCCGGCAACTGTGTCGGGCACCCCGTGGAAGTGTTCTTTCCCGAGGACAGTCCACGGCGGGACCGTCGCAGACTCGAACAACAGGCCAAGAACATCTGCTGGGGCTGCCCCATCAAGGTTCAATGCCTGGAGCACGCGATCA
Encoded here:
- the hisC gene encoding histidinol-phosphate transaminase yields the protein MTARLRPELADIPAYTPGKTVPGAIKLASNETVHGPLPSVREAIAVAAETINRYPDNGYIELKDELAKHLSKDVDVAPENIAVGCGSVSLCQQLIQITTSVGDEVVFGWRSFEIYPLQVRVAGATPVQIPLRDHTFDLDAMLAAITDRTRLIFVCNPNNPTSTVVDPDELARFVDAVPSDILVVIDEAYVEYIRDGMVPDSLRLARTHPNVVVLRTFSKAYGLAGLRVGYAVGDPDVITALGKVYVPFTATTVSQAAAIASVHAADELMARTDAVVAERRRVTAALADLGYSFPPTQANFVWLPLAEHTLDFVEQAANARVLVRPYGTDGVRVTIGAPEENDTFLAFAADWIKTVS
- a CDS encoding TIGR03086 family metal-binding protein, coding for MGDEFTAGPEAAPTDELASAEATLKVLQQAVHRIATDDLSKQTPCRTFDVAGLTDHVLNSITLLGQAAGAEIPDRDTNDSVERQIIAAARPALDAWHRRGLDGTVPFGAGEAPAGFMASILSLEFLVHAWDYAAATGQPVHVSDSLVDYVSGLVHRIITPEGRVRAGFDDPVEVSADASALDRLIAFTGRVPVS
- a CDS encoding TQXA domain-containing protein — encoded protein: MTTFAVPAPAVAPVAVRRRVSPTPSVDLSRMTRYRPGTYSHTVDTILFTDGTSARTDLIRLNPNIEAYSLDFAGVSPSRPSRYRADTWSAVPHLQARAHEAEVDWILRNSFPTLSTTEISRRLRAAGYPLGTRNIAEHEAIAGTQAAIWRLTNGLELDDRPLNIPARVLHTSDSVRVEFDGERQLAGYSAMVSSSTESVLTLQKSADAVAWEDVPTSHLRVTEGVGLISKTLGVGSTISDNRTNRGGQGFRHYRLLIDGDATVSDVSFELHGSRTYRNAEPVVHLYDYLLSGARSAARQTVTPSLLASSAAVDGAVVGPFRLAATDAAAVRVSDGHTVVDADGAAVIQPLEPGAEFYLRVLPGSSGATLTIEVPGRAGGFGGRVITGVARDEVAGGYTPLALAVPAQLVVEFDVEWAAAVATAL
- a CDS encoding family 2A encapsulin nanocompartment shell protein, whose product is MTSAQNESQALGALAARQLANATKTVPQLETITPRFLLHLLSWVPVEAGIYRVNRVVNPDRVAIHAEVGGENIEDPLPQTYVDYQTSPREITLRAISTLLDVHTRVSDLYSSPHDQITQQLRLTIETIKERQESELINNPEYGLLSQVTPEQTIKTIKGAPTPDDLDALLTKVWKTPAFILTHPLGVAAFGREATWRGVPPVVVNLFGAQFITWRGIPIIPSDKVPVEKGKTKFILVRTGEERQGVVGLFQPGLVGEQAPGLSVRFTGIDRSGIASYLVTLYSSLAVLTDDALAVLEGAAVDQYHEYK
- a CDS encoding family 2A encapsulin nanocompartment cargo protein cysteine desulfurase; the protein is MSTSEYRSVAAEGGLPISEAELAAMATQLLAASIRPGNDSPPQTVPPAPRGSVPDTTAAASYASAAAGGVPFSPPAVFLEAPSVTLPPPSSPGPEPVPPGTVPVAPRGTAPDLTTAPSAGHAASGVADVYAPPHLEEFAVPDGIVPTVPGVLAGATPTAPVAPRGSVPGFLHEVPGIPDLSFLSAPQSASAPTGDEANYYFTSAVPGLTQPVPQIPDKHEIFDVHAIRADFPILRETVNGKPLIWFDNAATTQKPQAVIDRLAYFYAHENSNIHRAAHELAARATDAYEEARDTVRRFIGAPKSEQIIFVRGTTEAINLVAKAWGGKHLKPGDEIVITNLEHHANIVPWQMIAKQTGAILKVAPVDDAGNLLLSEFEDLLGPRTKLVSATQVSNALGTVTPVEKIVELGHRYGARVLIDAAQSVPHIPIDVSETGADFLVFSGHKIFGPTGIGVLYGTEEALAETPPWQGGGNMIADVTIERSIYQGLPNKFEAGTGNIADAVGLGEALRYVEKVGIDRIAAYEHALLDYATPRLAAIPGVRLIGTADEKASVLSFVLAGHDPIEIGKALNAEGIAVRAGHHCAQPILRRMGVETTVRPSFAFYNTYDEIDVFIDAVRRIAEGGSNTG
- a CDS encoding DUF1684 domain-containing protein, translated to MSSPEDFAASWKGWHTERERYFGDPLGWVSITGLHWLTDEFETIDDLPGRWRADTEAAYVEGIAGLDRLEPVEGAPGLIVEDGDRRIEVIRRTGSVALRVHDPKAPYLLSYNGIPAYPPSGGWVVPGRFTPYTQPTTVTTGAVVEGLEHHHSAVGVVDFELSGAGQQLVAFAGAQGGLHVLFTDATSGVTTYPAARSLAIAAPDPDGAVTLDFNRASNLPCAFTDYATCPVAPAQNKLTVAVEAGEKTPRR
- a CDS encoding LLM class flavin-dependent oxidoreductase, yielding MKFLLLTLIAHQQDPVSGEKKSPAERLNEVIESAVLAEELGFDGFAVGERHEDPFISSSPPVVLSNIAARTSTIGLFTAVTTLSLLDPVRAFEDYSTLDNLSGGRLELIIGKGNGTAQADLFHVTPTDQWDRNREGYELFRLLWERELVTWSGQFRPPLVDAKALPRPLQPHLRIWHGSATSTESVDLAARHGDPLFSANVTFPIEPYAELVRHYRQRWESYGHRPEDALVGAGTAGFHIAPTSQQAIEEYRPVFQTRLEFHRRAGLPVVFESIDDFVERSSALIGSPQQVIDKVGRYHEQLGHEVIHLSADTDGGSAAQRRRSLELFQSEVAPVLRDFIPSRPLSAQSRLKGAPL
- a CDS encoding WhiB family transcriptional regulator; this encodes MAKPSRSNPRPLAQPFVREWEWQSAGNCVGHPVEVFFPEDSPRRDRRRLEQQAKNICWGCPIKVQCLEHAINTPEQFGVWGATTASERGQRITATTRSAEGSPRSARGLGYAVGGRLAQ